Proteins encoded together in one Shewanella acanthi window:
- the cdd gene encoding cytidine deaminase, whose amino-acid sequence MQDRFIRSITQLPRPLADAIIPLLHHNFAGHIDAQQLADLKQSCQMSEEALLLALLPIAAALAKPPISEFYVGAIAKGKSGDIYMGANLEVPGEALFHSVHAEQSAISHAWLSGETQIVDMIVNATPCGHCRQFMNELVDGGKIKVHLPSQDTHMLSYYLPYAFGPKDLNVDTPLLAKRQIELALDSSDPMVIEALDHAGLSYAPYTQSYAAVVLETSDGATYCGRYAENAAFNPSMLPMQMALSTLIRHNRDFSEIRRAVLVESSQGKISLVGATMDALHAVAAIELEHIVVDPI is encoded by the coding sequence ATGCAAGACAGATTTATTCGCAGCATAACCCAACTGCCAAGGCCTTTGGCCGATGCAATTATTCCCCTGCTGCACCACAACTTTGCTGGGCATATTGATGCGCAGCAACTCGCTGACTTAAAACAAAGCTGTCAAATGAGTGAGGAAGCATTGTTACTCGCTCTCCTGCCGATTGCCGCAGCCTTAGCTAAACCACCCATCAGCGAGTTTTATGTCGGTGCTATTGCTAAGGGAAAAAGTGGTGATATCTATATGGGCGCCAATTTGGAAGTTCCAGGCGAAGCCCTATTCCATTCGGTGCACGCCGAGCAAAGTGCTATCAGCCATGCTTGGCTGAGTGGTGAAACTCAAATCGTCGATATGATTGTCAATGCCACGCCATGCGGCCATTGTCGACAATTTATGAATGAGTTAGTTGATGGGGGGAAAATCAAAGTTCATTTACCCAGCCAAGATACTCACATGCTATCCTACTATTTACCCTATGCATTTGGGCCAAAGGATCTCAACGTTGATACTCCTCTACTGGCAAAACGGCAAATCGAATTAGCCCTAGATAGTAGCGATCCTATGGTGATTGAAGCCTTAGATCATGCAGGATTAAGCTACGCGCCCTATACCCAAAGCTATGCTGCCGTCGTACTTGAAACCTCCGATGGCGCAACCTATTGCGGTCGTTATGCAGAGAATGCCGCCTTTAACCCTTCTATGCTACCAATGCAGATGGCGCTATCTACCCTCATTCGCCACAACCGTGATTTTAGTGAAATCCGCCGCGCGGTATTAGTCGAGTCGTCCCAAGGGAAAATAAGTCTCGTGGGTGCTACCATGGATGCGCTGCATGCCGTTGCCGCCATTGAACTTGAACATATTGTAGTCGATCCTATTTAG